In Gossypium arboreum isolate Shixiya-1 chromosome 5, ASM2569848v2, whole genome shotgun sequence, a single genomic region encodes these proteins:
- the LOC108472555 gene encoding uncharacterized protein LOC108472555 produces the protein MEPLYAKLYDKYDKLKKRKLSEMDDINRDQEEKFVNYVRAAEELIQHLKSENDKLYAEVNELRSEVASKMHAILSFSFGLYDKALSLEVSRLQNLHHEGQNKDGKLDIVPTVSPRIAQVSSEKVSGRSIGMMTRKCSRESAAETNDNTITSVSTNCNVAMTNALAEDLSEKALSHADLTHFQLLECCKGSPDASATATARATCLFQALTECLLDMKISTNNQPGGLCISALHQSSGYSFSLTWINKAGGEEAELVYRVSSLGTFERVAPEWMRDVIKFSTGMCPLFFQRVAHVIKLHC, from the exons ATGGAGCCTTTATATGCAAAGCTTTACGACAAATATGACAAGCTTAAG aagaGAAAACTTTCCGAAATGGATGACATAAATCGAGATCAAGAAGAGAAATTTGTGAATTATGTGCGTG CTGCAGAGGAATTGATTCAGCATCTGAAGAGTGAAAATGACAAGCTGTATGCAGAAGTTAATGAATTGAGAAGTGAAGTGGCCTCTAAAATGCATGCAATTTTAAGTTTCTCATTTGGCCTTTATG ATAAAGCACTTTCTCTAGAAGTTAGCAGGCTGCAAAATCTGCACCATGAGGGACAAAATAAAGATGGCAAACTTGATATTGTACCAACAGTTTCTCCTagaattgcacaagtttcatctGAAAAGGTTTCTGGAAGGTCCATTGGAATGATGACGAGAAAGTGTAGCAGGGAATCTGCTGCTGAGACAAATGACAATACTATTACTTCTGTTTCAACTAACTGCAATGTTGCCATGACTAATGCATTGGCGGAAGACTTGTCTGAGAAAGCTTTGTCTCATGCGGATCTTACACATTTTCAGCTG CTAGAATGCTGTAAAGGCAGTCCAGATGCAAGTGCCACAGCCACTGCTAGAGCTACTTGTCTTTTTCAAGCTCTTACTGAGTGCTTACTGGACATGAAAATATCCACTAATAATCAACCTGGCGGACTATGCATTTCAGCTCTGCATCAATCAAGTG GTTACTCATTCAGTCTAACATGGATAAACAAAGCTGGCGGAGAAGAAGCAGAGTTGGTGTACCGGGTATCGTCATTAGGGACATTTGAGAGAGTGGCGCCGGAGTGGATGAGGGATGTGATTAAGTTCAGCACCGGCATGTGCCCTCTTTTCTTCCAGAGGGTAGCTCATGTAATCAAGTTGCACTGCTAA
- the LOC108470428 gene encoding BTB/POZ domain-containing protein At1g30440-like isoform X2, with protein sequence MSFHLHKFPLLSRSGVMERLIAEASEEGEEKCSICLPDIPGGAKTFELVAKFCYGVKLELTASNVVYLRCAAEHLEMTEEYGEGNLITKTETFLNQVVLRNWKDSLRALQTCDDIISYDEELNVTKRCIESLAIKASTDPNLSGWPIMEYSGPMQSPGGSVLWNGISTGARVKNTSSDWWYEDASTLSFPRYKRLIAVMESRGIRQEIIAGSLTFYAKKYLPGLNRCLGATDTNSSTCVAPVALEAPPSEEDQKLLLEEIDRLLPIQKGLVPTNFLFGLLQTALILRVSPSYISNFEKRIGMQLDQATLEDLLIPNFSCSMETLYNVDCVQQILEHFLAMDQITGGASPSLVDDGQITASPSLTPVTLVAKLIDGYLAEVASDVNLKLPKFQALAASVPDYSRPLDDGLYRAVDIYLKSHPWLSESEKEQLCRLMDCQKLSLEACTHAAQNERLPLRIVVQILFFEQLQLRTSITGCLLVSDNLDGSRQSGVTGPTERGWASTARENQVLKVGMDNMRTRVSELEKECSNMKQEIERLGRVKSFTWGNVSKRFGFKLKSRMCSAQEGSISNQNTESRKNEKLKDRQGQHKKNSTPKSR encoded by the exons ATGTCCTTTCATCTTCACAAG TTCCCTTTACTCTCTAGAAGTGGGGTTATGGAAAGATTAATTGCAGAAGCATCTGAAGAAGGTGAAGAAAAGTGTTCCATATGCCTCCCTGACATTCCTGGAGGGGCCAAAACTTTTGAACTTGTGGCCAAGTTCTGCTATGGTGTGAAACTTGAACTCACTGCCTCAAATGTTGTGTACCTTCGATGTGCTGCTGAGCATTTAGAAATGACCGAGGAATATGGGGAAGGCAATCTTATTACCAAGACTGAAACCTTCCTTAATCAAGTAGTCCTCCGAAATTGGAAAGACTCCCTGAGAGCACTTCAAACCTGTGATGATATTATCTCTTATGACGAGGAACTGAATGTTACAAAAAGGTGCATCGAATCATTAGCCATTAAGGCATCTACTGACCCAAACCTTTCTGGGTGGCCCATAATGGAATATAGTGGTCCTATGCAGAGTCCTGGTGGAAGTGTGTTGTGGAATGGGATAAGTACAGGGGCTAGAGTAAAAAATACAAGTTCAGATTGGTGGTATGAGGATGCATCAACTTTAAGTTTTCCTCGCTATAAGAGATTGATTGCAGTCATGGAATCTCGTGGTATCAGACAGGAGATCATTGCTGGGTCTCTTACTTTTTATGCAAAAAAGTATCTACCTGGTTTGAACAGGTGCCTGGGTGCTACTGATACTAATTCTAGTACCTGTGTGGCACCCGTGGCCTTAGAGGCTCCTCCGTCAGAAGAAGATCAGAAACTGTTGCTGGAGGAGATTGATAGGTTGCTTCCTATTCAGAAAGGCCTTGTCCCCACCAACTTTCTCTTTGGACTGCTTCAAACAGCCTTAATTCTTCGAGTAAGCCCCTCCTATATATCTAACTTTGAGAAAAGGATTGGAATGCAGCTTGATCAAGCAACACTGGAAGATCTCCTGATACCTAATTTCTCCTGTTCTATGGAAACACTATATAATGTTGACTGTGTGCAGCAAattcttgaacattttcttgcAATGGACCAGATCACTGGTGGAGCCTCTCCATCTTTGGTTGATGATGGTCAGATTACCGCCTCGCCTTCATTAACACCAGTTACACTGGTAGCCAAGCTAATTGATGGGTACCTTGCAGAGGTTGCCTCTGATGTTAATTTGAAGCTCCCCAAGTTTCAGGCTCTTGCTGCTTCTGTTCCTGACTACTCCAGGCCCTTGGATGATGGTCTGTATCGTGCAGTAGACATTTATCTCAAG TCACACCCATGGTTGTCTGAATCTGAGAAAGAACAACTATGCCGGCTGATGGACTGCCAGAAGCTCTCCTTGGAAGCATGCACCCATGCTGCACAGAATGAGAGACTGCCACTAAGAATAGTTGTCCAAATCCTGTTCTTTGAGCAGCTTCAGCTTAGGACTTCAATCACAGGTTGCCTTTTGGTTTCCGATAATCTTGATGGATCTCGACAAAGCGGGGTCACAGGGCCCACGGAAAGAGGCTGGGCCTCAACCGCGAGAGAAAATCAGGTTTTGAAAGTAGGCATGGATAACATGAGAACACGGGTTTCTGAGCTTGAGAAGGAATGCTCGAACATGAAACAAGAAATCGAAAGGCTAGGTCGGGTAAAGAGCTTCACTTGGGGAAATGTCTCGAAGAGATTTGGATTCAAATTGAAGTCTCGAATGTGCAGTGCTCAGGAGGGTTCTATTAGCAACCAGAATACTGAAAGTAGAAAGAATGAGAAATTAAAAGACAGGCAAGGGCAACACAAGAAAAACTCAACTCCAAAATCCAGATAG
- the LOC108470428 gene encoding BTB/POZ domain-containing protein At1g30440-like isoform X1: protein MACMKLGSKTDAFKRQGQAWFCTTGLPSDIVVEVGEMSFHLHKFPLLSRSGVMERLIAEASEEGEEKCSICLPDIPGGAKTFELVAKFCYGVKLELTASNVVYLRCAAEHLEMTEEYGEGNLITKTETFLNQVVLRNWKDSLRALQTCDDIISYDEELNVTKRCIESLAIKASTDPNLSGWPIMEYSGPMQSPGGSVLWNGISTGARVKNTSSDWWYEDASTLSFPRYKRLIAVMESRGIRQEIIAGSLTFYAKKYLPGLNRCLGATDTNSSTCVAPVALEAPPSEEDQKLLLEEIDRLLPIQKGLVPTNFLFGLLQTALILRVSPSYISNFEKRIGMQLDQATLEDLLIPNFSCSMETLYNVDCVQQILEHFLAMDQITGGASPSLVDDGQITASPSLTPVTLVAKLIDGYLAEVASDVNLKLPKFQALAASVPDYSRPLDDGLYRAVDIYLKSHPWLSESEKEQLCRLMDCQKLSLEACTHAAQNERLPLRIVVQILFFEQLQLRTSITGCLLVSDNLDGSRQSGVTGPTERGWASTARENQVLKVGMDNMRTRVSELEKECSNMKQEIERLGRVKSFTWGNVSKRFGFKLKSRMCSAQEGSISNQNTESRKNEKLKDRQGQHKKNSTPKSR from the exons ATGGCATGCATGAAACTTGGATCCAAAACTGATGCATTTAAAAGGCAAGGGCAGGCTTG GTTCTGCACGACTGGACTTCCTAGTGATATTGTTGTTGAAGTTGGAGAAATGTCCTTTCATCTTCACAAG TTCCCTTTACTCTCTAGAAGTGGGGTTATGGAAAGATTAATTGCAGAAGCATCTGAAGAAGGTGAAGAAAAGTGTTCCATATGCCTCCCTGACATTCCTGGAGGGGCCAAAACTTTTGAACTTGTGGCCAAGTTCTGCTATGGTGTGAAACTTGAACTCACTGCCTCAAATGTTGTGTACCTTCGATGTGCTGCTGAGCATTTAGAAATGACCGAGGAATATGGGGAAGGCAATCTTATTACCAAGACTGAAACCTTCCTTAATCAAGTAGTCCTCCGAAATTGGAAAGACTCCCTGAGAGCACTTCAAACCTGTGATGATATTATCTCTTATGACGAGGAACTGAATGTTACAAAAAGGTGCATCGAATCATTAGCCATTAAGGCATCTACTGACCCAAACCTTTCTGGGTGGCCCATAATGGAATATAGTGGTCCTATGCAGAGTCCTGGTGGAAGTGTGTTGTGGAATGGGATAAGTACAGGGGCTAGAGTAAAAAATACAAGTTCAGATTGGTGGTATGAGGATGCATCAACTTTAAGTTTTCCTCGCTATAAGAGATTGATTGCAGTCATGGAATCTCGTGGTATCAGACAGGAGATCATTGCTGGGTCTCTTACTTTTTATGCAAAAAAGTATCTACCTGGTTTGAACAGGTGCCTGGGTGCTACTGATACTAATTCTAGTACCTGTGTGGCACCCGTGGCCTTAGAGGCTCCTCCGTCAGAAGAAGATCAGAAACTGTTGCTGGAGGAGATTGATAGGTTGCTTCCTATTCAGAAAGGCCTTGTCCCCACCAACTTTCTCTTTGGACTGCTTCAAACAGCCTTAATTCTTCGAGTAAGCCCCTCCTATATATCTAACTTTGAGAAAAGGATTGGAATGCAGCTTGATCAAGCAACACTGGAAGATCTCCTGATACCTAATTTCTCCTGTTCTATGGAAACACTATATAATGTTGACTGTGTGCAGCAAattcttgaacattttcttgcAATGGACCAGATCACTGGTGGAGCCTCTCCATCTTTGGTTGATGATGGTCAGATTACCGCCTCGCCTTCATTAACACCAGTTACACTGGTAGCCAAGCTAATTGATGGGTACCTTGCAGAGGTTGCCTCTGATGTTAATTTGAAGCTCCCCAAGTTTCAGGCTCTTGCTGCTTCTGTTCCTGACTACTCCAGGCCCTTGGATGATGGTCTGTATCGTGCAGTAGACATTTATCTCAAG TCACACCCATGGTTGTCTGAATCTGAGAAAGAACAACTATGCCGGCTGATGGACTGCCAGAAGCTCTCCTTGGAAGCATGCACCCATGCTGCACAGAATGAGAGACTGCCACTAAGAATAGTTGTCCAAATCCTGTTCTTTGAGCAGCTTCAGCTTAGGACTTCAATCACAGGTTGCCTTTTGGTTTCCGATAATCTTGATGGATCTCGACAAAGCGGGGTCACAGGGCCCACGGAAAGAGGCTGGGCCTCAACCGCGAGAGAAAATCAGGTTTTGAAAGTAGGCATGGATAACATGAGAACACGGGTTTCTGAGCTTGAGAAGGAATGCTCGAACATGAAACAAGAAATCGAAAGGCTAGGTCGGGTAAAGAGCTTCACTTGGGGAAATGTCTCGAAGAGATTTGGATTCAAATTGAAGTCTCGAATGTGCAGTGCTCAGGAGGGTTCTATTAGCAACCAGAATACTGAAAGTAGAAAGAATGAGAAATTAAAAGACAGGCAAGGGCAACACAAGAAAAACTCAACTCCAAAATCCAGATAG